Proteins from one Triticum aestivum cultivar Chinese Spring chromosome 7A, IWGSC CS RefSeq v2.1, whole genome shotgun sequence genomic window:
- the LOC123149575 gene encoding phosphopantothenate--cysteine ligase 2, protein MVARLTPDQKVLFLVFLHRFFHPPVLSEIRAGSLVSLSSLPRPQPPHQTSAAAAMDPPTSAAHHSPDDEAAAFFRAAPPLRDRDAVAASLAAFVARHRARSAAGAGAGGGGGPPAVAGVVCVTSGGTTVPLEQRCVRYIDNFSSGQRGAASTEYFLKAGYAVIFVHRRGSKQPYCRFLPEDSFLDLFELGEGSEIQVPESHTTVVKTAISSYRKAIDEGLLLKLPFTTIFEYLQLLQLVSTAMNCLERHGMFYCAAAVSDFYVPWESMAKHKIQSAGGPLNMQLSQVPKMLFILRNHWAPSAFCVSFKLETDPDILIQKAEAALRKYGMNVVVANELANYKDVVVMVTSSGKTTVSRRSKEDDLEEQLIGLLVKMHSDHTKQSNPDQEK, encoded by the exons ATGGTAGCGCGTCTGACTCCAGATCAGAAGGTTCTTTTTCTTGTCTTCCTCCACCGATTTTTCCACCCACCCGTCCTCTCTGAGATTCGCGCCGGGTCACTGGTGTCACTCTCCTCCCTCCCCCGCCCACAGCCCCCACACCAGACCAGCGCGGCAGCCGCCATGGATCCACCAACCAGCGCTGCCCACCACAGCCCCGACGACGAGGCGGCCGCCTTCTTCCGCGCGGCGCCGCCCCTCCGCGACCGCGACGCCGTCGCCGCCAGCCTCGCCGCCTTCGTCGCCCGCCACCGCGCACGCTCCGCCGCCG GcgccggcgcaggaggaggaggagggccccCGGCGGTGGCGGGGGTGGTCTGCGTCACCTCCGGCGGCACCACGGTGCCCCTGGAGCAGCGCTGCGTGCGCTACATCGACAACTTCAGCTCCGGCCAGCGCGGGGCCGCGTCCACCGA GTATTTCCTAAAGGCCGGTTACGCCGTCATCTTCGTCCACCGCCG CGGGAGCAAGCAGCCTTACTGCAGGTTTCTTCCGGAGGACTCTTTTCTCGACCTTTTCGAGCTCGGCGAAGGATCAGAGATCCAAG TCCCAGAGTCTCACACCACGGTGGTCAAGACAGCGATCAGCAGTTATCGCAAG GCAATCGATGAAGGTCTACTTCTGAAACTTCCTTTCACCACAATTTTTGAGTACCTTCAG TTACTGCAGCTTGTATCCACTGCTATGAATTGCTTGGAGCGCCATGGAATGTTTTATTGTGCAGCTGCAGTGTCTGACTTCTATGTTCCATGGGAGAGTATG GCTAAACATAAAATCCAGTCAGCAGGTGGCCCTTTGAACATGCAGCTCAGTCAAGTTCCTAAGATGCTTTTCATCCTCAGAAACCATTGGGCCCCTTCTGCATTTTGTGTATCCTTCAAG CTCGAGACGGATCCAGACATCCTTATACAGAAGGCAGAGGCGGCTTTGAGAAAGTATGGTATGAATGTGGTGGTGGCGAATGAGCTAGCGAACTACAAAGACGTGGTTGTCATGGTCACAAGCAGCGGGAAGACGACCGTGAGCAGGCGGAGCAAGGAAGATGACCTGGAAGAGCAGCTCATTGGTCTCCTGGTTAAGATGCATTCAGATCACACTAAGCAGTCCAATCCGGACCAAGAGAAATGA